The following coding sequences lie in one Xanthomonas hyacinthi genomic window:
- a CDS encoding DUF4194 domain-containing protein has protein sequence MNWHEHEQHELDAEQERLPDAADSAAPAVGSGLFPGDSGRLPVEARRALCQLLSGPSVDAQRHSKLWPALLRSEAAIRSALADLFLELVLDREAGIAFTRQADTGELEAPVLLRSSPLTFIDSVLLLHLRQQLAEADARGLRAVVEEAQLGEALAVYEKNLSTDRAGFLRRVGNAVQKMKDNHILTRLRGEDERYEVSPALKLLFSAEDVAALAQVYRQLREGPGSGEDAAEPAQES, from the coding sequence ATGAACTGGCATGAGCACGAGCAGCACGAGCTGGATGCCGAGCAGGAACGCCTGCCCGACGCGGCCGACAGCGCGGCGCCCGCCGTCGGCAGCGGCCTGTTCCCCGGCGACAGCGGCCGCCTGCCGGTGGAGGCGCGGCGTGCGCTGTGCCAGCTGCTCAGCGGCCCCAGCGTGGACGCGCAGCGCCACAGCAAGCTGTGGCCGGCGCTGCTGCGCAGCGAGGCGGCGATCCGCAGCGCCCTGGCCGACCTGTTCCTGGAACTGGTGCTGGACCGCGAGGCCGGCATCGCCTTCACCCGCCAGGCCGACACCGGCGAACTGGAAGCGCCGGTGCTGCTGCGCTCCTCGCCGCTGACCTTCATCGATTCGGTGCTGCTGCTGCACCTGCGCCAGCAACTGGCCGAAGCCGATGCGCGCGGCCTGCGCGCGGTGGTGGAGGAAGCGCAACTGGGCGAGGCGCTGGCGGTGTACGAGAAGAACCTGTCCACCGACCGCGCCGGCTTCCTGCGCCGGGTCGGCAACGCCGTGCAGAAGATGAAGGACAACCACATCCTGACCCGCCTGCGCGGCGAGGACGAACGCTACGAAGTCTCGCCGGCGCTGAAGCTGCTGTTCTCAGCCGAGGACGTCGCCGCGCTGGCGCAGGTGTACCGGCAGCTGCGCGAAGGCCCGGGCAGTGGCGAGGACGCCGCCGAGCCGGCGCAGGAATCCTAG
- a CDS encoding DUF4276 family protein produces MKVLLDGLLPRLLPGWEKGRDFQCVPHDGKSDLERSLRIKLRAWRVPGDRFVVVRDNDGGDCLDIKRRLAQLCEQHGRPETLVRLVCQELESWYIGDLKALASAYPEYKLDTPSLRKRFAQPDTWRKPSVELERLIPEFQKRSSARLMADHLQKDGNGSPSFRVFVSGVRRLATQMGCPVAS; encoded by the coding sequence ATGAAGGTGTTGTTGGATGGATTGCTGCCGCGTCTGCTACCGGGCTGGGAGAAAGGCCGGGATTTCCAGTGCGTGCCGCATGATGGGAAGAGCGATCTCGAGCGCAGTTTGCGGATAAAGCTACGCGCCTGGCGTGTTCCGGGCGACCGCTTCGTCGTGGTGCGCGACAACGATGGTGGCGATTGCCTCGACATCAAGCGTCGTCTTGCGCAGCTCTGCGAACAACACGGGCGCCCGGAGACGTTGGTGCGGTTGGTCTGCCAGGAACTTGAAAGCTGGTATATCGGCGACCTGAAGGCCTTGGCTTCGGCATATCCCGAATACAAGCTCGACACTCCTTCACTGCGCAAACGATTCGCACAGCCGGATACATGGCGAAAGCCTTCGGTGGAATTGGAACGGCTGATCCCTGAATTCCAAAAGCGCAGTAGCGCGCGTTTAATGGCGGATCACTTGCAGAAAGACGGAAATGGCTCGCCAAGTTTTCGCGTCTTCGTGAGTGGGGTGCGCCGGTTGGCGACGCAGATGGGCTGCCCAGTCGCGTCATGA
- a CDS encoding DUF3375 domain-containing protein, translating to MKHRARIARYRSLREQPLWKLLAADQAPEVVGLLQSLLLDTERRLPAAALHERLQRMLDELNAEQLSRELPRTAQAYVAHWLAQGWLERRLPDGAQQEEYELSTQATQAIRFADGLEHARGAATESRLALVMQQLAQLAALTETNPDARLSALRDERDRIDAEIAQVSKGKVAALDGKRALERARQVIALADELTEDFRRVRDDFEQLNRDFRERIIDDEGERGEILGKLFEGVDVIGDSDAGRSFQAFWALLNDAEQSAQLDAALETVLARSFARKLDRRERGFLRGLTGTMLERGGQVHDVMQHFARSLRGFVQSRGYLEQRRLNQLLKQAQAEALALRDHIPAQRSIGRDLNLTTSRLRSLAQWRLHDPRQQQVEGGIQRNEAAAISLDSVGELVAQSEIDFRSLRRDLYDLLGEQSQLSIAQVLAQREASQGLGSVIGYLSLGTRHGVVAAGQHEIAQWRGGDGQWRRARIPLVWFTQEKRHELA from the coding sequence ATGAAGCACCGCGCCCGCATCGCCCGCTACCGCAGCCTGCGCGAACAGCCGCTGTGGAAGCTGCTCGCCGCCGACCAGGCGCCGGAAGTCGTCGGCCTGCTGCAGTCCCTGCTGCTGGATACCGAACGCCGGCTGCCGGCGGCGGCGTTGCACGAACGCCTGCAGCGCATGCTCGACGAACTCAATGCCGAGCAGCTGTCGCGCGAGCTGCCGCGCACCGCGCAGGCCTACGTCGCGCACTGGCTGGCGCAGGGCTGGCTGGAGCGGCGGCTGCCGGACGGCGCGCAGCAGGAGGAATACGAACTGTCCACCCAGGCCACGCAGGCGATCCGTTTCGCCGATGGCCTGGAGCACGCGCGCGGCGCGGCCACCGAGAGCCGATTGGCGCTGGTGATGCAGCAGCTGGCGCAGCTGGCGGCCCTGACCGAGACCAATCCGGATGCGCGGCTGTCGGCGCTGCGCGATGAGCGCGACCGCATCGATGCGGAGATCGCGCAGGTCTCCAAGGGCAAGGTGGCGGCGCTGGACGGCAAGCGCGCGCTGGAGCGCGCACGCCAGGTGATCGCGCTGGCCGACGAACTGACCGAGGATTTCCGCCGCGTGCGCGACGATTTCGAGCAACTCAACCGCGACTTCCGCGAGCGCATCATCGACGACGAGGGCGAGCGCGGCGAGATCCTGGGCAAGCTGTTCGAAGGCGTGGACGTGATCGGCGACAGCGATGCCGGGCGCAGTTTCCAGGCGTTCTGGGCCTTGCTCAACGATGCCGAGCAGAGCGCGCAACTCGACGCGGCGCTGGAGACGGTGCTGGCGCGTTCGTTCGCGCGCAAGCTCGACCGGCGCGAGCGCGGCTTCCTGCGCGGGCTGACCGGCACCATGCTCGAGCGCGGCGGCCAGGTGCACGACGTGATGCAGCATTTCGCGCGCAGCCTGCGCGGTTTCGTGCAGAGCCGCGGCTATCTGGAGCAGCGCCGGCTCAACCAGCTGCTCAAGCAGGCGCAGGCCGAGGCTCTGGCGCTGCGCGATCACATCCCCGCCCAGCGCAGCATCGGCCGCGACCTGAACCTGACCACCAGCCGGCTGCGCTCGCTGGCGCAATGGCGGCTGCACGACCCGCGCCAGCAGCAGGTCGAGGGCGGCATCCAGCGCAACGAGGCGGCGGCGATTTCGCTGGACAGCGTTGGCGAGCTGGTGGCGCAATCGGAAATCGACTTCCGCAGCCTGCGCCGCGACCTGTACGACCTGCTCGGCGAACAATCGCAGCTGTCGATCGCCCAGGTACTGGCGCAGCGCGAGGCCAGCCAGGGCCTGGGCAGCGTGATCGGCTATCTGTCGCTGGGCACGCGGCATGGCGTGGTCGCCGCCGGGCAGCACGAGATCGCGCAATGGCGCGGCGGCGACGGCCAGTGGCGCCGCGCGCGCATTCCGCTGGTGTGGTTCACCCAGGAGAAACGCCATGAACTGGCATGA